One region of Canis aureus isolate CA01 chromosome 31, VMU_Caureus_v.1.0, whole genome shotgun sequence genomic DNA includes:
- the FASTKD3 gene encoding FAST kinase domain-containing protein 3, mitochondrial isoform X2 has protein sequence MALITLRRNLCHLSDFRIHGALAALRNHPVSHVHKIAEERRPPWFCPLPSEPVRVRFHHACGQQFHSENGNDLLHPAGELVFPPAHDWDTPEQNPSRVDEQTFYERLNHLTSSEEVLSFVSTLQALPDTLAAGALQRICDMERKDGDQELPKEILKNSVFQALCVQLERESSSLPDPVLVTALQALTLLHADPQSSLLLNLVAECQRRLQRGGLEVHSLCILGESLIKLQGPGCATLELIICQLQGEKLEEFTPEDIVTLYRILQACTVKVNQHQAFLNRINTFSLSVVYSLSPALMSQMLGALVVLDQTQALPLFIKLGKSVVKHIPHFTNEELRKVLEAFIYFGHNDRFFTKALEQHVASACLTLGPDVVSKVMEYCSRKRILSKPILDAVAETFICQSEKFSPHQISELIEPFGKLNYLPPNASTLFRKLENMLLTHFHYFPPKTLLKILHSCSLIECHPVNFMAKIFSPHFLQKLQGEELYLDRLSLAQLTQLFLTSVLECPFYKGQKLLSKYQVRSFLTPCCSLETPVDFQLFRSVKTGLIDLLGARLYFASKVLTPYCYTIASSAAGTLHCGRIQNRRRRRTGA, from the exons ATGGCTCTAATCACCTTGCGGAGGAACCTTTGCCATTTATCCGACTTTCGCATACACGGAGCTCTGGCTGCCCTGAGAAACCATCCTGTAAGCCATGTTCACAAGATCGCCGAGGAGCGCCGGCCTCCGTGGTTCTGTCCGCTACCGTCGGAGCCTGTCAGGGTCAGGTTCCATCACGCCTGCGGCCAGCAGTTCCATTCAGAGAATGGGAACGACCTCCTCCATCCAGCTGGTGAGCTGGTGTTCCCTCCAGCCCACGACTGGGATACGCCCGAACAAAACCCTAGCCGGGTGGATGAGCAGACGTTTTACGAGAGACTAAACCACCTCACCTCATCAGAAGAAGTGTTAAGCTTTGTAAGTACGCTGCAGGCTTTGCCTGATACTCTGGCAGCAGGGGCCTTACAGCGGATTTGTGACATGGAAAGAAAAGATGGTGATCAAGAGCTGCCCAAAGAGATACTGAAGAATAGTGTCTTTCAAGCCTTATGCGTTCAGCTTGAACGGGAATCCTCGAGTCTGCCAGACCCTGTTTTGGTGACGGCTTTGCAAGCTCTGACTCTGTTGCACGCGGATCCCCAGAGTAGCTTGTTACTGAACCTGGTGGCGGAATGCCAGCGTCGTCTCCAAAGGGGTGGCCTGGAAGTTCACAGTCTTTGTATTCTTGGGGAAAGTCTGATTAAACTTCAAGGTCCAGGCTGTGCGACGCTAGAACTGATTATATGTCAACTGCAAGGTGAAAAATTGGAAGAATTTACCCCTGAGGATATTGTGACCCTTTATAGAATACTGCAGGCTTGTACTGTAAAAGTAAACCAACACCAGGCATTTCTAAATAGGATCAACACCTTTTCTCTGTCAGTAGTTTACagtttgagtcctgcattgatGAGCCAGATGCTCGGTGCCCTCGTGGTTCTTGATCAAACTCAAGCACTTCCTCTGTTTATAAAATTGGGAAAATCTGTTGTGAAGCATATCCCTCATTTTACTAATGAGGAGCTCAGAAAAGTCTTAGAGGCTTTCATATACTTTGGGCACAACGACAGGTTTTTTACAAAAGCCCTGGAGCAGCACGTAGCTTCTGCGTGTCTCACTTTGGGTCCTGACGTTGTCAGCAAAGTCATGGAGTACTGTAGTAGGAAACGGATCCTTTCAAAACCCATCCTCGATGCAGTGGCGGAAACTTTCATTTGCCAGTCAGAAAAATTTTCACCTCACCAGATTTCTGAGCTAATAGAACCATTTGGAAAACTCAATTACTTGCCCCCAAATGCCTCTACTTTATTTAGAAAGCTGGAAAATATGTTGCTCACCCATTTCCATTATTTCCCACCCAAGACACTATTGAAAATTCTCCATTCGTGTTCGCTAATTGAGTGCCATCCAGTCAATTTCATGGCAAAAATATTCAGCCCTCATTTTCTTCAAAAGCTGCAAG gTGAAGAATTGTATTTGGACCGACTGAGCCTCGCACAGCTGACCCAACTATTCTTAACCTCAGTCCTAGAATGCCCTTTCTATAAG GGCCAGAAACTTCTTTCTAAATATCAAGTGAGGTCATTTCTTACTCCGTGCTGTTCTCTGGAAACACCTGTGGATTTTCAGCTTTTCAGATCTGTGAAGACTGGACTAATTGACCTTTTGGGAGCAAGATTGTATTTTGCCTCAAAAGTGTTAACACCCTATTGTTACACAATAG CCTCCAGTGCAGCTGGTACACTGCATTGTGGAAGAATTCAaaacagaaggaggaggaggacaggcgCGTAG
- the FASTKD3 gene encoding FAST kinase domain-containing protein 3, mitochondrial isoform X1, with protein MALITLRRNLCHLSDFRIHGALAALRNHPVSHVHKIAEERRPPWFCPLPSEPVRVRFHHACGQQFHSENGNDLLHPAGELVFPPAHDWDTPEQNPSRVDEQTFYERLNHLTSSEEVLSFVSTLQALPDTLAAGALQRICDMERKDGDQELPKEILKNSVFQALCVQLERESSSLPDPVLVTALQALTLLHADPQSSLLLNLVAECQRRLQRGGLEVHSLCILGESLIKLQGPGCATLELIICQLQGEKLEEFTPEDIVTLYRILQACTVKVNQHQAFLNRINTFSLSVVYSLSPALMSQMLGALVVLDQTQALPLFIKLGKSVVKHIPHFTNEELRKVLEAFIYFGHNDRFFTKALEQHVASACLTLGPDVVSKVMEYCSRKRILSKPILDAVAETFICQSEKFSPHQISELIEPFGKLNYLPPNASTLFRKLENMLLTHFHYFPPKTLLKILHSCSLIECHPVNFMAKIFSPHFLQKLQGEELYLDRLSLAQLTQLFLTSVLECPFYKGQKLLSKYQVRSFLTPCCSLETPVDFQLFRSVKTGLIDLLGARLYFASKVLTPYCYTIDVEIKLDEEGLVLPSAVHEDVHKRVALCIDDPKRFSLNSKHLLGKEAIKQRHLRLLGYQVVQIPYYEIEVLKSRGELVEYLQRKLFPQSTGVCW; from the exons ATGGCTCTAATCACCTTGCGGAGGAACCTTTGCCATTTATCCGACTTTCGCATACACGGAGCTCTGGCTGCCCTGAGAAACCATCCTGTAAGCCATGTTCACAAGATCGCCGAGGAGCGCCGGCCTCCGTGGTTCTGTCCGCTACCGTCGGAGCCTGTCAGGGTCAGGTTCCATCACGCCTGCGGCCAGCAGTTCCATTCAGAGAATGGGAACGACCTCCTCCATCCAGCTGGTGAGCTGGTGTTCCCTCCAGCCCACGACTGGGATACGCCCGAACAAAACCCTAGCCGGGTGGATGAGCAGACGTTTTACGAGAGACTAAACCACCTCACCTCATCAGAAGAAGTGTTAAGCTTTGTAAGTACGCTGCAGGCTTTGCCTGATACTCTGGCAGCAGGGGCCTTACAGCGGATTTGTGACATGGAAAGAAAAGATGGTGATCAAGAGCTGCCCAAAGAGATACTGAAGAATAGTGTCTTTCAAGCCTTATGCGTTCAGCTTGAACGGGAATCCTCGAGTCTGCCAGACCCTGTTTTGGTGACGGCTTTGCAAGCTCTGACTCTGTTGCACGCGGATCCCCAGAGTAGCTTGTTACTGAACCTGGTGGCGGAATGCCAGCGTCGTCTCCAAAGGGGTGGCCTGGAAGTTCACAGTCTTTGTATTCTTGGGGAAAGTCTGATTAAACTTCAAGGTCCAGGCTGTGCGACGCTAGAACTGATTATATGTCAACTGCAAGGTGAAAAATTGGAAGAATTTACCCCTGAGGATATTGTGACCCTTTATAGAATACTGCAGGCTTGTACTGTAAAAGTAAACCAACACCAGGCATTTCTAAATAGGATCAACACCTTTTCTCTGTCAGTAGTTTACagtttgagtcctgcattgatGAGCCAGATGCTCGGTGCCCTCGTGGTTCTTGATCAAACTCAAGCACTTCCTCTGTTTATAAAATTGGGAAAATCTGTTGTGAAGCATATCCCTCATTTTACTAATGAGGAGCTCAGAAAAGTCTTAGAGGCTTTCATATACTTTGGGCACAACGACAGGTTTTTTACAAAAGCCCTGGAGCAGCACGTAGCTTCTGCGTGTCTCACTTTGGGTCCTGACGTTGTCAGCAAAGTCATGGAGTACTGTAGTAGGAAACGGATCCTTTCAAAACCCATCCTCGATGCAGTGGCGGAAACTTTCATTTGCCAGTCAGAAAAATTTTCACCTCACCAGATTTCTGAGCTAATAGAACCATTTGGAAAACTCAATTACTTGCCCCCAAATGCCTCTACTTTATTTAGAAAGCTGGAAAATATGTTGCTCACCCATTTCCATTATTTCCCACCCAAGACACTATTGAAAATTCTCCATTCGTGTTCGCTAATTGAGTGCCATCCAGTCAATTTCATGGCAAAAATATTCAGCCCTCATTTTCTTCAAAAGCTGCAAG gTGAAGAATTGTATTTGGACCGACTGAGCCTCGCACAGCTGACCCAACTATTCTTAACCTCAGTCCTAGAATGCCCTTTCTATAAG GGCCAGAAACTTCTTTCTAAATATCAAGTGAGGTCATTTCTTACTCCGTGCTGTTCTCTGGAAACACCTGTGGATTTTCAGCTTTTCAGATCTGTGAAGACTGGACTAATTGACCTTTTGGGAGCAAGATTGTATTTTGCCTCAAAAGTGTTAACACCCTATTGTTACACAATAG ATGTTGAAATTAAATTAGATGAAGAAGGATTAGTACTACCATCTGCAGTCCATGAAGATGTGcataaaag gGTAGCACTGTGCATTGATGATCCAAAACGATTTTCTCTGAATAGCAAACACTTATTGGGAAAGGAAGCTATTAAACAGAGACACCTGCGCTTGCTTGGTTATCAGGTTGTTCAG ATCCCCTATTATGAGATCGAGGTGCTAAAATCAAGAGGTGAACTCGTGGAATATTTGCAAAGAAAACTCTTTCCTCAAAGCACGGGCGTTTGTTGGTAA